The candidate division TA06 bacterium genome has a window encoding:
- a CDS encoding DUF3800 domain-containing protein has translation MASIINIYCDESCHLEHDKQEVMLLGAVKCPIEKVRHITEELRQLKEKHSCRGELKWQKVSNSRLDYYRDIIEYFFSQNDLGFRCVVVKNKKNLDHQYYNQGSHDSFYYKMYYYLLRNMITCESVYNIFMDIKDTQSQIKINTLKDILKNSYPTNSHEIINIMQQIRSKESEILQIADFFIGALSYVNRGLIESTAKLSLIELIKAKVKLTLTETTAPWEDKFNIFTFLPREKNNATK, from the coding sequence ATGGCTTCTATTATTAATATTTATTGTGATGAAAGCTGTCATCTGGAGCATGACAAGCAAGAAGTCATGCTATTAGGGGCTGTAAAATGTCCTATAGAAAAAGTTCGACATATAACAGAAGAGTTACGTCAATTAAAAGAAAAGCATAGCTGTCGTGGGGAATTAAAATGGCAAAAAGTATCAAACTCACGATTAGATTATTATAGAGATATAATTGAATATTTTTTCTCCCAAAACGATTTAGGTTTTAGATGTGTTGTCGTAAAAAATAAAAAAAACCTTGATCATCAATATTATAATCAAGGTAGCCATGACTCATTTTATTATAAAATGTATTATTACTTACTGCGCAATATGATTACATGCGAGTCCGTATATAATATTTTTATGGATATTAAGGACACCCAAAGTCAAATAAAAATAAACACATTAAAAGATATTTTAAAGAATAGTTATCCAACCAATTCGCATGAGATAATTAATATAATGCAACAAATTAGATCAAAAGAAAGTGAAATATTACAAATTGCAGATTTCTTTATTGGTGCACTCTCTTATGTAAATAGAGGTTTAATAGAAAGTACAGCTAAACTTTCACTAATAGAGTTGATAAAAGCAAAAGTTAAACTTACTTTAACAGAAACAACAGCACCATGGGAAGATAAGTTTAATATTTTTACTTTTTTGCCGAGAGAGAAAAATAATGCCACAAAGTAA
- a CDS encoding glutamate--tRNA ligase, with protein sequence MPTVRTRFAPSPTGYMHIGNLRTALYAYLIARTMNGKFILRIEDTDQERLVEGSVEVIYNTMKLVGLEHDEGPDIGGPFGPYVQSQRKSIYKEWAEKLIARDGGYYCFCSKEKLESLRQEAGGNNTAVKFQDPCRDIGPEEAKKRAASGEPSVIRQKIPRGGSTSFDDLVYGTVTVENSTLEDGILLKSDGLPTYNFANVVDDHLMQISHVIRGSEYLSSAPKYNLIYQALEWEIPAYIHLPLIMKAAGKKLSKREGDASFEDFYNQGYLKEAIVNYIALLGWNPKDEREIFSLDELKKVFSVAGLNNSPAIFDVEKLKWMNGEYIRKMTPEIFYEAALPWLQQAVKSPGIDLRKLSGLMQQRTVVLSDIPARVDFIDALPEYAKEMFVNKKAKTDLMNSLEYLKTCRAELEKLGSWDHETIKQALYVVVETLGVKANTFLTPLRIALSGREVTPGGATELAEILGKEETLKRVQKSIEMLTVNVG encoded by the coding sequence ATGCCTACTGTCCGCACCCGCTTCGCCCCCAGCCCCACCGGCTACATGCACATCGGCAATCTTCGCACCGCCCTCTATGCCTACCTGATCGCCCGCACCATGAACGGTAAGTTCATCCTGCGGATCGAGGACACCGACCAGGAACGGCTGGTGGAGGGCTCGGTCGAGGTGATCTATAATACAATGAAACTGGTGGGTCTGGAACATGACGAGGGCCCGGATATCGGCGGCCCCTTCGGCCCCTATGTCCAGAGCCAGCGGAAAAGCATCTATAAGGAATGGGCCGAAAAGCTTATCGCCAGGGACGGCGGCTATTACTGTTTCTGCAGCAAGGAGAAGCTGGAGTCCCTGCGCCAGGAAGCCGGCGGGAACAATACTGCCGTCAAATTCCAGGACCCCTGCCGGGACATCGGTCCGGAAGAGGCCAAGAAACGGGCGGCCTCGGGCGAGCCTTCAGTGATTCGCCAGAAGATCCCCCGCGGGGGCTCCACCAGCTTTGACGACCTGGTCTACGGCACAGTGACGGTGGAGAACTCCACCTTGGAGGACGGGATCCTGTTGAAGTCAGACGGCCTGCCCACCTACAACTTCGCCAACGTGGTGGACGACCACCTGATGCAGATATCGCACGTCATCCGCGGCAGCGAATACCTGTCCTCGGCCCCCAAGTACAACCTGATCTATCAGGCCCTGGAATGGGAGATCCCGGCCTACATCCACCTGCCCTTGATCATGAAGGCAGCAGGAAAGAAGCTTTCCAAGCGCGAGGGCGACGCCTCCTTCGAAGATTTCTATAATCAGGGGTATCTCAAGGAGGCTATCGTCAATTACATCGCCCTGCTGGGATGGAACCCCAAGGATGAACGGGAGATATTTTCATTGGATGAGTTGAAGAAGGTCTTCTCCGTGGCCGGGCTGAACAATTCCCCGGCCATCTTCGACGTGGAGAAGTTGAAATGGATGAACGGCGAGTATATCCGCAAAATGACGCCCGAGATCTTTTACGAAGCAGCCCTGCCTTGGCTGCAGCAGGCCGTCAAAAGCCCGGGAATTGACCTGCGCAAGCTGTCCGGTCTGATGCAACAGCGCACCGTGGTGCTGTCGGACATCCCGGCCCGGGTGGATTTCATCGATGCCCTGCCGGAATATGCAAAGGAAATGTTCGTCAACAAAAAGGCCAAGACCGACCTGATGAATTCCCTGGAATACCTTAAGACCTGCCGGGCGGAACTGGAGAAACTGGGAAGCTGGGACCATGAGACCATCAAGCAGGCGCTGTATGTGGTGGTAGAGACGCTGGGGGTAAAGGCCAACACCTTCCTTACGCCTCTGCGCATAGCCCTCTCCGGCCGCGAGGTCACCCCCGGCGGGGCCACGGAACTGGCGGAGATACTAGGGAAAGAGGAGACATTGAAAAGAGTTCAAAAGAGTATAGAAATGCTAACGGTTAATGTTGGATAA
- a CDS encoding histidinol-phosphate transaminase gives MKPQARPNIQGISPYIPGKPIEEVRRELGIRGQIIKLASNENPLGPSPKAVKALRKSLKEINLYPDDGCFALSKRLASHLGVNEDQLIFGNGSVDVIEFITKTFVAPGDHVVIAEGAFIMYKIAAKMADARPSLIPLKNYLHDLDAMAAAVTPQTKVVYIANPNNPTGTMLTEAQVKAFMKKIPESCVVVFDEAYSEYIDRPDFPDTIKLLKDWPNAIVLHTFSKIYGLAGLRVGYGVGSPELIAQIRKVRLPFNISLSGQVACLAALDDAKHLAKSKKLNTEGKEYLYKQLQVLGVSYVPSEGNFILIDPKTDSMPVFTALQKLGVIVRPVKNYGYQTELRVTIGTARQNRKLIGALKKVLK, from the coding sequence ATGAAGCCTCAAGCCAGGCCCAACATCCAGGGTATCAGCCCATACATCCCGGGCAAGCCCATCGAAGAAGTGCGCCGGGAGCTGGGCATAAGGGGTCAGATCATCAAGCTGGCCTCCAACGAAAACCCGCTGGGGCCTTCGCCCAAGGCGGTCAAAGCCCTGCGCAAATCGCTTAAGGAGATCAACCTTTATCCCGATGACGGGTGCTTTGCCTTGAGCAAGAGGCTGGCCTCCCATCTGGGAGTCAACGAGGACCAGCTGATCTTCGGCAACGGCTCGGTGGATGTGATAGAGTTCATCACCAAGACCTTCGTGGCTCCCGGCGACCATGTGGTCATCGCCGAGGGGGCTTTCATCATGTACAAGATAGCGGCCAAGATGGCCGACGCCAGGCCCTCGCTGATACCCCTGAAAAATTACCTCCACGACCTGGACGCCATGGCGGCGGCCGTCACCCCCCAGACCAAGGTGGTCTACATCGCCAACCCCAACAATCCCACCGGCACCATGCTGACCGAAGCCCAGGTCAAGGCCTTCATGAAGAAGATCCCGGAGAGCTGCGTGGTGGTGTTCGACGAAGCCTATTCCGAATACATCGACCGGCCAGATTTTCCCGATACCATCAAACTGCTCAAGGACTGGCCCAACGCCATAGTGCTCCACACCTTTTCCAAGATCTACGGCCTGGCCGGATTGAGGGTGGGCTACGGGGTGGGAAGCCCCGAGCTGATCGCCCAGATCCGCAAGGTGCGCCTGCCTTTCAACATCAGCCTAAGCGGGCAGGTGGCCTGCCTGGCGGCTTTGGACGATGCCAAACATCTGGCCAAAAGCAAGAAGCTCAACACCGAGGGCAAAGAATATCTGTACAAACAATTACAGGTCTTAGGGGTTTCCTATGTTCCGTCAGAAGGGAACTTCATCCTGATAGACCCCAAGACGGACTCCATGCCGGTCTTTACCGCCCTGCAGAAACTGGGGGTCATCGTCCGGCCGGTCAAGAACTACGGATACCAGACCGAACTGCGGGTGACCATCGGCACCGCCCGGCAGAACCGGAAGCTGATAGGGGCGTTGAAGAAGGTGCTGAAATAG
- a CDS encoding (d)CMP kinase, with product MSRKPVIAIDGPEATGKSKTDRMVAQKLGYLYIDTGAMYRAAGLKALRLGISFSDREAIAKMMEQTDISQEVTSNGPATFLDGVDVSGLIRSPEVSQAASDISAITSVRQRLVALQQRMGRAGGVVMEGRDITTVVFPTAEVKVFMKASIQQRACRRKAELEANGMTMDLKELEKQIENRDRQDSQRDDSPLTCTRDSLVIDTSTLTIDQQVEMVMARAEKIQKEQA from the coding sequence ATGTCTCGCAAACCGGTGATAGCCATAGACGGCCCGGAGGCCACCGGCAAAAGTAAAACCGACAGGATGGTTGCCCAGAAGCTGGGGTACCTGTACATCGACACCGGGGCCATGTACAGGGCAGCCGGTTTAAAGGCCCTGCGTCTGGGGATCTCATTCAGCGACCGGGAAGCCATAGCCAAAATGATGGAACAGACGGACATCAGCCAGGAGGTCACTTCCAACGGCCCGGCCACTTTTCTGGACGGGGTTGATGTCAGCGGGCTGATCCGCAGCCCGGAGGTCTCCCAGGCCGCCTCGGACATATCGGCCATCACTTCGGTCCGCCAAAGGCTGGTGGCGCTGCAGCAGCGGATGGGCCGGGCGGGCGGGGTGGTGATGGAGGGCCGGGACATAACCACGGTGGTCTTTCCCACGGCCGAGGTCAAGGTCTTCATGAAGGCCTCCATCCAACAGCGGGCCTGCAGGCGCAAAGCCGAACTGGAGGCCAACGGCATGACCATGGACCTGAAAGAACTGGAGAAGCAGATAGAGAACCGCGACCGGCAGGACAGCCAGAGGGACGACAGCCCCCTGACCTGCACCCGGGATTCATTGGTAATAGATACTTCAACCCTGACCATAGACCAGCAGGTGGAGATGGTGATGGCCCGGGCGGAAAAGATACAAAAGGAGCAGGCATGA
- a CDS encoding 1-acyl-sn-glycerol-3-phosphate acyltransferase, whose product MIWESRAFNSRAYRLTWHCLNIIFSALFRWKVEGRENIPRQGPLIIASNHIALIDPPYVGACVPREIAFMAKKELFVFPPLRALITSHNAFPIRRGGWDSQVFRLLKEKLDQGLAVLVFPEGTRSRTDEFLEPKPGIGLLVRQQLVPVVPCFIRGTNLGWRDLLSGKHQLTTKFGRPITPAEIEAFPSDKEGYIGLSCLIMQRIAELKESSR is encoded by the coding sequence ATGATCTGGGAAAGCCGGGCCTTCAATTCCCGGGCATACCGGCTGACCTGGCACTGCCTGAACATCATTTTCAGCGCGCTTTTCCGGTGGAAGGTGGAGGGCCGGGAGAACATCCCCCGGCAGGGACCCCTGATCATCGCTTCCAACCACATCGCCCTGATCGACCCGCCGTACGTGGGGGCCTGTGTGCCCAGGGAGATCGCCTTCATGGCCAAGAAGGAGCTGTTCGTCTTTCCCCCATTAAGGGCGTTGATCACCAGCCATAACGCCTTTCCCATCAGGCGGGGCGGCTGGGATTCCCAGGTATTCAGGCTGCTGAAGGAAAAACTTGATCAGGGCCTGGCGGTGCTGGTCTTTCCCGAAGGCACCCGCAGTCGGACCGATGAATTTTTGGAACCAAAACCGGGCATAGGGCTTCTGGTCAGGCAGCAGCTGGTCCCGGTGGTTCCCTGTTTCATCCGGGGTACCAACCTGGGATGGAGGGACCTGCTTTCCGGAAAACATCAGCTGACGACCAAATTCGGCCGTCCGATAACCCCGGCCGAGATAGAAGCGTTCCCCTCCGACAAGGAAGGGTACATCGGCCTGAGCTGCCTGATCATGCAGAGGATAGCCGAGCTGAAGGAAAGTTCCCGATGA
- the ispH gene encoding 4-hydroxy-3-methylbut-2-enyl diphosphate reductase — MKIKVAQSAGFCFGVKRAVNLAFEIAKKSKTPVYTLGPIIHNPQVVAQLEACGVKAVSSPSRIKKGTVIIRSHGVHPKVMAGLRKKGIRIVDATCPFVTKAQKAAALLKSEGRQVVIVGEAEHPEVVALKGYAGPNSVVYNHNDFKVQKKLGVLAQTTLSAGDFIEALISFGRKAEDIHIVNTICQATKVRQQDTMRLAKDSDVMIVVGGRNSANTSRLLELCRKVGRPAYHVETERELKAKWFQNCSKAGVTAGASTPDSMVKKVVDRIKELKSK, encoded by the coding sequence ATGAAGATAAAAGTGGCCCAAAGCGCCGGGTTCTGCTTCGGGGTGAAACGGGCGGTGAACCTGGCTTTTGAGATAGCCAAGAAATCTAAAACGCCGGTATATACCCTGGGACCCATCATTCACAATCCCCAGGTGGTGGCCCAGCTGGAGGCCTGCGGGGTCAAGGCGGTCAGCAGCCCATCCAGAATCAAAAAGGGCACGGTCATCATCCGCTCCCACGGGGTGCACCCCAAGGTCATGGCCGGCCTCAGGAAAAAAGGGATCAGGATCGTGGACGCCACCTGCCCCTTTGTGACCAAGGCCCAGAAAGCCGCGGCCCTGCTTAAATCCGAAGGACGCCAGGTGGTGATAGTGGGAGAGGCCGAGCATCCCGAGGTGGTGGCCTTAAAGGGGTATGCCGGCCCCAACTCGGTGGTCTACAACCACAACGATTTCAAGGTCCAGAAGAAACTGGGGGTGCTGGCCCAGACCACGCTTTCGGCCGGGGATTTTATAGAGGCCCTGATATCTTTCGGGAGGAAGGCCGAAGACATCCACATCGTCAACACCATCTGTCAGGCTACCAAAGTGCGGCAGCAGGATACCATGAGGCTGGCCAAGGATTCCGACGTGATGATCGTGGTGGGCGGACGCAACTCGGCCAACACTTCGCGCCTGCTGGAACTCTGCCGTAAAGTGGGCCGTCCGGCTTATCATGTGGAAACAGAACGGGAGCTGAAGGCCAAATGGTTCCAAAACTGCTCCAAGGCCGGGGTCACGGCCGGGGCGTCCACTCCGGACAGCATGGTCAAAAAAGTTGTGGACCGGATCAAGGAACTTAAATCTAAATAA